In Toxoplasma gondii ME49 chromosome X, whole genome shotgun sequence, a single genomic region encodes these proteins:
- a CDS encoding translation elongation and release factors (gtpases), putative (encoded by transcript TGME49_223970), with protein MCRLEGHPLGVAEAPSGPRTAIQAPRPHHLFPDSALLFRVSEACFIFVVSSLFLCPLKESFPPSGAIWAAASPQGDPGCPRNSPCSFPYSIHRFPSPSRSFEVSSFPLVQSNRYSPPRRPFARNGGWKTLRRSTPTSAALFPHDSSMDSLSVSSAILDFSFGPQDTKPEARWRSPNSTLAAFIAPHSPSRVGCMYMSSHNPVATHRCGAQHSPSFFPKYFPASRNLFPESYFLFRVSPVNPRPSAGPARAEPAAVAANSRHMASPSALGSAPSSIFSSSAATVPLSRYRNIGIMAHIDAGKTTTTERILFYTGVSCRLGEVHDGEATMDFMAQERERGITITSAATTCYWEGMRKNYPPHRINIIDTPGHVDFTVEVERSLRVLDGAVGVFDSVAGVEPQSETVWRQGNKFSIPRLAYVNKMDRLGADFWGCVRQIRRRLGSNGVPVQLPIGKEISFRGVFDLVRMRAIYWEEESLGATFVETDEIPEGMQDEVHRHRQRLLEKAAEGSEELIAKYLETETLSEDEIRLGLRLQTLKNQLVPIFCGSAFKNKGVQAVLDGILDYLPSPLEVPQPADAIRKIHEAFPGARDAPATGPLSALVFKMTTDPFVGVQNFVRVYTGELRPGSVVMNVRTGKEERIQRLVLIHANARKDVPSLRAGDIGAVLGPKDFLTGDTMCEKKHPVHLEPIEFPAPVISLAVEAKVRAEHDKMTSALSKLSREDPSLSVTVDRETKQLILGGMGELHLEIVLDRLKREFGVEAASGAPQVAYRETITAAGTGRGKYIKQSGGRGQYGDVCLTIEPLERGSGNRFVNAIRGAVIPNEFIPAVEAGVMEQLQNGVLAGYPLTDVQVTVFDGTYHAVDSSELAFRIAACLALKDAAKHAGLVLLEPLMALHVISPQSYVGSVIGDLTSRRGIVQKVSSQEFAGSAGDDVYDGEGETTRGRQEEGDGITEVDVLVPLAEMFGYTTVLRSLSQGRATSSMQLAKYMPTPRHVEEEIVAQRTGGTGKQP; from the coding sequence ATGTGTAGGCTAGAAGGCCACCCGCTGGGGGTTGCCGAAGCCCCGTCGGGACCCAGGACGGCAATTCAGGCACCCAGACCTCATCACTTGTTCCCCGACTCTGCATTACTCTTCCGCGTTAGTGAAGCCTGTTTTATCTTTGTTGTTTCCAGTCTCTTTCTGTGCCCTCTGAAAGAATCGTTCCCTCCGTCCGGAGCCATCTGGGCTGCGGCGTCGCCTCAAGGCGACCCGGGTTGTCCCCGCAATTCGCCTTGCTCTTTCCCGTACAGTATTCAccgatttccttctccttctcgttcctttgaagtttcatctttccctcttgTCCAGTCGAATCGTTACAGTCCTCCACGTAGACCCTTCGCCCGTAATGGCGGATGGAAAACCCTGCGGCGTTCGACGCCGACCTCGGCAGCCTTGTTTCCCCATGATTCTTCGATGGAttctttgtctgtctcttctgctaTCTTAGATTTTTCATTCGGTCCACAGGACACAAAACCAGAGGCGCGATGGCGTTCCCCGAACTCTACACTGGCGGCGTTCATTGCGCCACATTCACCCTCACGAGTCGGGTGCATGTACATGTCGTCACATAACCCTGTGGCCACCCACAGGTGCGGAGCTCAGCACTCTCCATCGTTCTTTCCGAAGTACTTCCCCGCCTCTCGAAATTTGTTTCCGGAATCTTATTTTCTCTTCCGTGTTTCGCCTGTAAACCCCCGCCCTTCCGCTGGGCCGGCCCGCGCTGAGCCTGCCGCTGTTGCCGCGAACTCCCGCCACATGGCCTCGCCGTCCGCGCTGGGGTCTGCGCCGTCGTCTATTTTTTCTTCATCCGCAGCAACGGTTCCCCTTTCACGGTACCGGAACATCGGGATCATGGCGCACATCGACGCcgggaagacgacgacgacggaGCGGATTCTGTTTTACACCGGCGTCTCGTGCCGCCTCGGTGAGGTGCACGACGGCGAAGCGACCATGGACTTTATGGCGCAGGAGCGCGAGCGCGGCATCACCATCACCTCGGCTGCGACGACGTGCTATTGGGAGGGCATGCGGAAAAACTATCCGCCGCATCGGATCAACATCATCGACACACCTGGCCACGTGGACTTTACCGTGGAGGTCGAGCGCTCGCTGCGGGTGCTGGACGGTGCCGTCGGAGTCTTCGACTCGGTCGCCGGCGTGGAGCCGCAGTCGGAAACGGTGTGGCGCCAAGGCAACAAGTTTTCGATTCCGCGGCTCGCGTATGTGAACAAGATGGACCGTCTAGGTGCAGATTTTTGGGGCTGCGTGAGGCAGATCCGGCGGCGCCTCGGAAGCAATGGCGTCCCCGTCCAGCTGCCGATAGGAAAGGAAATCAGTTTTCGCGGAGTGTTTGACCTCGTGCGCATGCGCGCGATCTACTGGGAGGAGGAGTCGCTGGGTGCTACGTTTGTGGAGACGGACGAAATCCCTGAGGGCATGCAGGACGAGGTACACAGACACCGCCAGCGGCTGCTCgagaaggcggcggaggGGTCCGAGGAGCTGATAGCAAAGTACCTGGAGACCGAAACGCTGTCCGAAGATGAGATTCGCCTCGGGCTACGCCTTCAGACCCTGAAGAATCAGCTGGTGCCGATCTTCTGTGGGAGCGCGTTCAAGAACAAGGGTGTCCAGGCAGTGCTGGACGGCATTCTTGACTACCTGCCGTCTCCTTTGGAAGTGCCACAGCCTGCGGACGCGATTCGAAAGATCCACGAGGCGTTCCCAGGCGCGCGGGACGCCCCGGCGACTGGGCCGCTCTCCGCTCTCGTCTTCAAGATGACCACCGACCCGTTCGTCGGCGTCCAAAACTTCGTTCGGGTGTACACGGGCGAGCTGCGGCCCGGGAGCGTCGTGATGAACGTGCGGAcggggaaagaggaacgaaTTCAGCGCCTCGTCCTGATTCATGCGAACGCGCGCAAAGACGTCCCGAGTCTCCGTGCCGGAGACATCGGCGCTGTCCTCGGCCCGAAGGACTTCCTCACCGGCGACACCATGTGCGAAAAGAAGCACCCTGTCCACCTGGAACCGATCGAATTCCCCGCCCCCGTCATCAGCTTGGCAGTGGAGGCGAAGGTTCGGGCGGAGCACGACAAAATGACGTCCGCGCTCTCCAAACTCTCCCGCGAAGACCCCTCGCTCAGCGTGACGGTAGACCGCGAAACGAAGCAGCTGATCCTCGGCGGCATGGGCGAGCTGCACCTGGAAATCGTGCTCGACCGTCTGAAGCGCGAGTTCGGTGTGGAGGCTGCTTCCGGTGCGCCGCAGGTCGCGTATCGCGAAACGATCACTGCCGCAGGGACCGGTCGCGGCAAGTACATCAAGCAGTCGGGGGGCCGCGGACAGTACGGCGACGTGTGTCTGACGATCGAGCCTCTGGAGCGGGGCTCCGGCAACCGGTTCGTGAACGCGATCCGCGGCGCGGTGATTCCGAACGAATTCATTCCTGCCGTCGAAGCTGGAGTTATGGAGCAGCTTCAGAACGGTGTCCTCGCAGGCTACCCCCTCACTGACGTCCAGGTCACTGTGTTCGATGGGACGTACCATGCTGTGGACAGCTCCGAGCTGGCCTTTCGAATCGCCGCGTGTCTCGCGCTCAAGGATGCCGCGAAGCACGCCGGACTCGTCCTCTTGGAACCGCTCATGGCGCTGCACGTCATCTCGCCCCAAAGCTATGTTGGCAGCGTGATTGGGGACCTCACTTCTCGACGCGGTATCGTCCAGAAAGTATCCAGCCAGGAGTTCGCCGGCAGCGCCGGCGACGATGTCTACGACGGGGAAGGCGAAACCACCCGCGGCAGGCAAGAGGAAGGGGACGGCATCACCGAAGTCGACGTGCTCGTCCCGCTCGCGGAAATGTTCGGATACACCACGGTTCTCCGCTCGCTCTCGCAAGGCAGAGCCACGTCATCGATGCAACTCGCGAAATACATGCCCACTCCGAGACAcgttgaagaagaaatcgtCGCTCAGAGAACGGGAGGAACCGGCAAGCAACCCTGA